The genome window CGGAGGAATAGAAAGGGCGGCCCCAGGCCGCCCCTCGTCTTCTTGTCCGGGCCCTATTGACCGTCTCCCCCATCTCCCTCCAGGGATTCCAAGCCTTCCAGCAACTGGGCGGGATTGACATGAACACCCACCGAAGTCTTGGTCTCGGTGGTGGTCTTGGTCATGGAACTGCCGTCCCCGGAAACCGAGGTATGGGAGGACTCATGCGAAGAGCTCCAGTCCTTGCCCACCGATGGAAGCGCCGCGGCCGCTGCATTGGCGGCCCCCTTCAGGGCACCGGAGGAGGAACCGTCATACGTGGGAGGCTCGGCGGCCTGCAGGGCGGAAAGTTCCTCGGGCGTCAGGATTCTCCAGTGCCCGTCCCCCTCGCGCAACGCCTCGCCCCGCATTTCCTGGGTCCGACCGCCGCGCGTCGCGGTCAGCAGGAACGGCCGATGCCAGCCGTCCGCCCGATCGAGGGCGGCTTCGGGGGTCATGTGAAATTCAATGCCGCCGTCAGGACTTTTCCAGGTCAGGGACTTGCCGGACTTCTCCCGTTCCAGAATGCGGCCGACGACCTGCTGATCAAACGAGGAGAGAGTCGCCAACGTGGGCAGCTCACTGGCGGCCTGGGCAGCGGCGGGAGTCCCGGCCTGTGGGGTTAGGGCCACGGAAACCGCAGAGGGGGTTAGCACATAGGCCTCGCCGCTCTGCTCCTGTTCCTGAATGGAATTGACGCCCGACATGACGCCCATGGAGTCGTCCTTGAAGAAATTGGCGTCATGAAGGCCCTCGCTCACGGCATTCATGGTCACCTTTTCCTGCTGGTACTTGCGCTTGATGATCACATCCTCCTGCCTGTACTGTTCCTTCTTCAAGGTCAGGATGTGATCCCGGTTGCGCTCCAGTTCGACGCTGGTGGGGGTCTGGCCGACCATCTTGCCGTCCACGTAGAGATCGGCCCCCATGGGATTGGAGGAAACCGGAACGGCCTGGGTAAACACCTGTGCCTGGCAGCCCGCCATGAGTCCGCTCAACAGCAGGATCCCGGCAACGATCGAATGGGAAATCTTCATGCGCTCCTCGCAAATCAGGTTGAGTTAAAGGCAGAAGGCCTTTTACCACCCGGGACGCGCAAGCGACATGATATTATTCGCGCTGCCAGTCGAAACGCCAGCGGCCCTCACGCGGCTCGTCCTCGTCTATGGACCTGCGGACGCGGTCGATGAAATCCGGGCGCTGCAACTCCACGGCCCCGAAACGCAACAGGTGCTCGGTCGTCTGCTGGCAGTCGATAAGCCGGAAGCCCCATCTGCAGAGTTGGCGGACCAGCATGACAAAGGCGGCCTTGGAGGCATCCGGGACGGCATAGAACATGGACTCACCGAAAAAGACCCTGCCCAGGGAGACGCCGTACACGCCTCCCACAAGCTTGCCGTCCAGCCAGGCCTCGACACTGTGGGCAAAGCCCATGTCGTGCAGCAGGGAATACGCCTCCACCATCTCGTCCACGATCCAGGTGCCGTCCTGGCCGGGCCTCGGCGTCCGCGCGCACCCGTTGATCACGCCCCTGAAATCCTTGTCCATGGTGAAATCGAAACGGCGCTGATTGAGGACGCGCCGCAGGCTCCCGGGCACGTGCAGGTCCTCGGGAAACAGCACCAGCCGGGGATCGGTGGACCACCAGAGAATGGGGGAATCCGGCGAATACCAGGGAAAAATTCCGTTGGCATAGGCCGTGAGCAGCCTGGTAACGGAAAGGTCGCCGCCCACGGCAAGCAGCCCGTCCGGTTCTGCGTCCTCCGGGTCCGGAAAGACCGGTTCCTCAAAAAGCCTGTAAATCACCATGTTCCGCCGTTGTTGCTATTGATCACACATGAAACGCGCCATGAAAAAGGCGGCCCCATGGGCCGCCTGCAATTGTCTTAGCCGGATTCTCAATCCTGTTTGCCGGACGCGTCAAAGGTGAAGATGAATTCCCGGGAAGTCCCCCCGGCCGGAATCTTCTTCTTTGATTTACCCTTTCCGACAACATCCATGGTCGCCACACCGCCCTTCATGAGGCTTCCGAACAGCAGTTCGTCGGCAATGGCGTCCTTGACCTCGGCCTGGATAACGCGGGCCATGGGGCGTGCGCCAAAGGCCGGGTCGTAGCCCAGTTCGGCAAGCCGCCTGCGGGCGGCCTTGGTCAGGTCCACGCGGACACGGCGTTCGCCAAGCTGATCGTTCAGTTCGCCGATGAACTTGTCCACGATCATTTCCATGACCTCCGGGGTCAGCGCACCAAACGGCACGGTGGCGTCCAGGCGGTTGCGGAACTCTGGGCTGAACAACTTTTCGATGGCCTTAAGCGCGCCGTCCTTGCGGTCGCCCTCCTCGTCGCGGCGGAAACCAATCTGGCCCTTGGACATTTCCCAGGCCCCGGCATTGGAGGTCATGAGCAGGATTACATGACGGAAATCGGCCTTGCGCCCGTTGTTGTCGGTCAGCGTGGCGTAATCCATGACCTGAAGCAGGATGTTGAACACATCGGGATGGGCCTTTTCTATCTCGTCGAAGAGCACCACGCAATGCGGCTGCTTGCGCACGCCTTCGGTGAGCAGGCCGCCCTGATCGAATCCCACATAGCCCGGAGGCGCGCCGATGAGCCGCGCCACGGCATGCTTTTCCATGTATTCGCTCATGTCGAAGCGCAGAAACCCGACCCCGAGGGTGCCGGCCAACTGACGGGCCAACTCGGTCTTGCCCACGCCCGTGGGACCGGTGAGCAGGAAGCTGCCCACAGGACGGCCGGACTGCTTCATACCCGCGCGGGAGCGCTTGATGGCCCCGGCCAGGGTCTTGACCGCTTCGTCCTGGCCGAAAACCACGGCCTTGAGATCGTCCTCCAGATGCTGAAGACGTCCCTTGTCGGAAACGGTCAGGCGGCGAGCCGGAATGCGGGCCATGCGGGCCACGACCTTCTCGATGTCCTGCACCGAGATCCTGTCCTTCTTGCGCGGCCGCCCGGACAGGCGATACTGGGCTCCGGCCTCGTCCATGACGTCGATGGCCTTGTCCGGCAGGAAGCGATCGTTGATGTGACGCCCGGCGAGCTCGGCCGCGGCCTTGAGCGCAAAATGACTGTAGGTGACGCCGTGGAATTCCTCGTAGTAGGACTTGAGGCCCTTGAGGATCTCCAGGGTTTCCGGCACGCTGGGCTCGGGCAGGTCGATCTTCTGGAACCGGCGCGACAGGGCGCGGTCCTTTTCGAAATGATTCTTGTATTCCTCGTAGGTGGTGGAACCCATGCAGCGGATATCCCCGGAAGCCAGGAACGGCTTGAGGATATTGGAGGCATCCATGCTGCCCCCGCTCACGGAGCCCGCGCCCACGATGGTGTGGATCTCGTCGATGAACAGGATGGCGTCCTCGTGGTGCTTGAGCTGGCTCAGCACGCCCTTGAGGCGGGCCTCGAAATCACCACGGTACTTGGTCCCGGCCAGCAGTGCCCCCATGTCCAGGGCGTAGATCTGCACGTCACGGAAACTGCGGGGCACCTTCCCCTGCACCACCTGCAGAGCCAGGCCCTCGGCCATGGCGGTCTTGCCCACGCCGGGATCGCCCACGAAGATGGGATTGTTCTTGCGGCGGCGGGCCAGCACCTGGATGGCGCGCTCCATTTCCTCTTCGCGCCCGATAAGCGGGTCCACAAGCCCCTTCCTGGCGCGTTCGGTCAGGTTGGTGGTGTACTCCTCCAGAGGGCTCTTCTGGTCCCCAGGACGGGAGGACGGACTTTCCTTGGCGGGCTTGGGTTCGGGTTCGCCGGCCGAGGGGCTGCTCCACTCCTGGGTTTCGTGCATGCCGTGCGAGATGTAGTCCAGCACGTCCAGGCGGGAGACGTCGTGAGTGCGCAGGAAATAGACCGCGTAGGAATCCTCTTCATCGAACATGGCGGCGAGCACGTCGCCCACTTCCACGATATCCTTGCCCGCGGCCTTTTTCTGCCACACGGCGCGTTGCAACACCCGGCGCACGCCCAGGGTCTGGATGACCTCGGTCTCCGTATCCTCGGGCAGCGCCTCCATGTTGTCGCGGAAAAAGGCGCTCAACTGGTCATGCAGCTTGGTCACCTCCACCCCGCAGGAAGTGAGGATTTCCTTGCCGTTGTCCTCGCGGGAAATGGCATAGAGCAGGTGTTCCAGGGTGAGAAATTCGTGATTACGTCGCTTGACCTCATTCACGGCGTCTGTAAGAGCATTTTCAAGCCCCTTGCTCAGCATCGTCATTATTCACCTTCCATCGTGCATCTGAGCGGGAAACCCGCACTTTTTGCAAGGCGGTGGACCATGTCCACCTTTGTTTCCGCCACTTCGGCGGTAAAGAGACCGCAGATTCCATACCCTTCGTTGTGGATCTGCAGCATGATGATGGTGGCTTCGGTCTCGCTTTTTCGAAAGACCCTCATGAGCACTTCCACCACGAAATCCATGGTGGTGTAATCATCGTTATGCAGGATCACCTTGTACTTGCGCGGCTCCTGCACCTCCTGTTCATCCAGAATATCCGGCTGGTGCTGATCACCGGTATATGGTTCGCTCATCTGTTCAACTCCGCCAAGGCCTTTTCACCCTAGGTTCCAATATAGGATTGTTCGTTTCCGCTGTCGAGTGTCTACTATTATTCTTTGCCTATTTGCTGCAACAATTCACTTTTTTTCTCCGGCGAAAAGAGAAAGCTCTCGTCGGCTTCCATTCCCCGCTCCCGGCGAAAAGCCAGGTTGAGGCCATGATACGTTTCCCGGGACGCCTGCTCCGGGGAAAGCTCCAGCACGCCTGCACACCGGGGCACACTTTTCTCGTCCCCCTCGATTTCCACGAAATCACCGAACGGCAGGGTATCCAGGCAGATAAAGCCGCCTTCCAATTCCCACTTCTCGCGGACCTTTTCATAGGCAAAGGCCACCGAATAGTCGAGGGATTCAAGAATGGCCCGCATGATGGCGAAATCGTGAACCGGGGTTTCCAGCTCCTCGAAAACCTTGAGCCTGGGGTCCGTCTCCACCTGGGGCGGCTTTTTCACCGTCAGAACCGCCTGCCCCCTTTTCAAACGCAAACGGAGCAACATGCCCTTGCGTTTGAGGGAACGCTCCCTGTCGTCGAAAACAAGATTTTCTTCAAAATAACGCCCCATGGACCGGGCTGCAAACCCTTGAAGCAGGCCGCGAACCCGTGCAAAATCAACATCAACGTATTTGAGTTCCATTTCCAAAGCCATTTGCTTTCTCCCGCATGGCTGGTATGAGGTTGTCCGAGGCAATCAAAATGTTGAAAAAAATACTCTTGCTGTCCGCGGGCGGCGCCTGCGGCACCCTTTGCCGTTACTGGCTTTCCGGAGTGGCCCAGCGTCTGGCGGGCACCAATTTCCCCGCAGGAACCTTTGCCGTGAATATGCTCGGCTGTTTCCTGTTCGGAACCGTCTGGGGATACATGGAAAACCGCATCGGCCTGGGCGGCGACCTGCGCCTGCTCCTTCTGAGCGGATTCATGGGCGCGTTCACCACCTTCTCCACGTACATGTTTGAAACTGCCAACCTCGTCAAGCTTTCGC of Salidesulfovibrio onnuriiensis contains these proteins:
- a CDS encoding PEGA domain-containing protein → MKISHSIVAGILLLSGLMAGCQAQVFTQAVPVSSNPMGADLYVDGKMVGQTPTSVELERNRDHILTLKKEQYRQEDVIIKRKYQQEKVTMNAVSEGLHDANFFKDDSMGVMSGVNSIQEQEQSGEAYVLTPSAVSVALTPQAGTPAAAQAASELPTLATLSSFDQQVVGRILEREKSGKSLTWKSPDGGIEFHMTPEAALDRADGWHRPFLLTATRGGRTQEMRGEALREGDGHWRILTPEELSALQAAEPPTYDGSSSGALKGAANAAAAALPSVGKDWSSSHESSHTSVSGDGSSMTKTTTETKTSVGVHVNPAQLLEGLESLEGDGGDGQ
- the aat gene encoding leucyl/phenylalanyl-tRNA--protein transferase; its protein translation is MVIYRLFEEPVFPDPEDAEPDGLLAVGGDLSVTRLLTAYANGIFPWYSPDSPILWWSTDPRLVLFPEDLHVPGSLRRVLNQRRFDFTMDKDFRGVINGCARTPRPGQDGTWIVDEMVEAYSLLHDMGFAHSVEAWLDGKLVGGVYGVSLGRVFFGESMFYAVPDASKAAFVMLVRQLCRWGFRLIDCQQTTEHLLRFGAVELQRPDFIDRVRRSIDEDEPREGRWRFDWQRE
- the clpA gene encoding ATP-dependent Clp protease ATP-binding subunit ClpA, coding for MLSKGLENALTDAVNEVKRRNHEFLTLEHLLYAISREDNGKEILTSCGVEVTKLHDQLSAFFRDNMEALPEDTETEVIQTLGVRRVLQRAVWQKKAAGKDIVEVGDVLAAMFDEEDSYAVYFLRTHDVSRLDVLDYISHGMHETQEWSSPSAGEPEPKPAKESPSSRPGDQKSPLEEYTTNLTERARKGLVDPLIGREEEMERAIQVLARRRKNNPIFVGDPGVGKTAMAEGLALQVVQGKVPRSFRDVQIYALDMGALLAGTKYRGDFEARLKGVLSQLKHHEDAILFIDEIHTIVGAGSVSGGSMDASNILKPFLASGDIRCMGSTTYEEYKNHFEKDRALSRRFQKIDLPEPSVPETLEILKGLKSYYEEFHGVTYSHFALKAAAELAGRHINDRFLPDKAIDVMDEAGAQYRLSGRPRKKDRISVQDIEKVVARMARIPARRLTVSDKGRLQHLEDDLKAVVFGQDEAVKTLAGAIKRSRAGMKQSGRPVGSFLLTGPTGVGKTELARQLAGTLGVGFLRFDMSEYMEKHAVARLIGAPPGYVGFDQGGLLTEGVRKQPHCVVLFDEIEKAHPDVFNILLQVMDYATLTDNNGRKADFRHVILLMTSNAGAWEMSKGQIGFRRDEEGDRKDGALKAIEKLFSPEFRNRLDATVPFGALTPEVMEMIVDKFIGELNDQLGERRVRVDLTKAARRRLAELGYDPAFGARPMARVIQAEVKDAIADELLFGSLMKGGVATMDVVGKGKSKKKIPAGGTSREFIFTFDASGKQD
- a CDS encoding ATP-dependent Clp protease adaptor ClpS, translating into MSEPYTGDQHQPDILDEQEVQEPRKYKVILHNDDYTTMDFVVEVLMRVFRKSETEATIIMLQIHNEGYGICGLFTAEVAETKVDMVHRLAKSAGFPLRCTMEGE
- a CDS encoding class IV adenylate cyclase; its protein translation is MALEMELKYVDVDFARVRGLLQGFAARSMGRYFEENLVFDDRERSLKRKGMLLRLRLKRGQAVLTVKKPPQVETDPRLKVFEELETPVHDFAIMRAILESLDYSVAFAYEKVREKWELEGGFICLDTLPFGDFVEIEGDEKSVPRCAGVLELSPEQASRETYHGLNLAFRRERGMEADESFLFSPEKKSELLQQIGKE
- the crcB gene encoding fluoride efflux transporter CrcB, producing the protein MLKKILLLSAGGACGTLCRYWLSGVAQRLAGTNFPAGTFAVNMLGCFLFGTVWGYMENRIGLGGDLRLLLLSGFMGAFTTFSTYMFETANLVKLSQYLQATLNIAGQSVAGLILVLLGIALGRML